A portion of the Novosphingobium sp. KA1 genome contains these proteins:
- a CDS encoding helix-turn-helix transcriptional regulator, producing MSSTNDRERNAIFAEEAFVVDAQLFLHSLMEEKGFTRADLANAMGVSRARISQVFSDECKNFTLRLFARAVHALGETPTLNCQHFARKCEQDQVDEMANLIEAAPNVFPIWQEAGDDSEAECVNSSDQRLAGLRRKAA from the coding sequence ATGAGCAGCACCAATGATCGGGAACGGAACGCGATTTTCGCTGAAGAAGCGTTCGTTGTTGATGCACAGCTCTTCCTTCACTCCCTGATGGAGGAGAAGGGTTTTACGCGCGCTGACTTGGCCAACGCGATGGGTGTCTCGCGTGCGCGCATTTCCCAAGTTTTCAGCGATGAATGCAAGAATTTCACGTTGCGCCTGTTTGCTCGGGCGGTTCATGCGTTGGGGGAAACTCCCACGTTGAATTGTCAGCACTTTGCTCGGAAGTGTGAGCAAGATCAGGTAGATGAGATGGCGAACTTGATCGAAGCAGCGCCGAACGTCTTCCCGATCTGGCAGGAGGCTGGCGACGATAGCGAGGCTGAGTGTGTGAATTCCAGTGACCAGCGGTTGGCTGGACTGCGGCGAAAGGCTGCGTGA
- a CDS encoding DNA adenine methylase: MSTPFVLTRPVSPPAGYIGGKRNLSKRICAIIDRTPHSSYAEPFVGMGGIFLRRTRRPKAEAINDISGDVVGLFRCLAEHYPYLVDMLRFRVSSRAEFERLLGQDPDRLTDLQRAVRFLYVQRLAFGGKVSGRAFGVDASNPARFDVSKIEPMLADIHDRLQSVTIERLPYGDFIRRYDREGALFYLDPPYWACEKDYGPDVFTRADFAALADQLAGIKGKFLMSLNDNEGVRETFGRFMIMPIDTTYSVGAKSRPAREVLISNFPLADNDD, translated from the coding sequence ATGTCTACCCCTTTTGTTCTCACTCGCCCCGTTTCTCCCCCGGCCGGTTACATCGGCGGAAAACGCAACCTTTCCAAGCGCATCTGCGCCATCATCGATCGCACGCCGCACAGCAGCTATGCCGAGCCTTTCGTGGGCATGGGCGGCATCTTCCTGCGCCGCACGCGGCGGCCCAAGGCAGAGGCGATCAACGATATCTCGGGCGACGTGGTGGGCCTGTTCCGCTGCCTTGCCGAACACTACCCCTACCTTGTCGACATGCTCCGCTTCCGCGTTTCAAGCCGGGCCGAGTTCGAGCGGCTGCTGGGGCAGGATCCCGATCGCCTGACCGACCTGCAACGTGCCGTGCGCTTCCTCTACGTCCAGCGCCTGGCATTCGGCGGCAAGGTTTCCGGCCGTGCATTCGGCGTGGACGCATCGAACCCTGCCCGCTTCGATGTCAGCAAGATCGAACCCATGCTGGCCGATATCCATGACCGCCTGCAGTCGGTCACGATCGAGCGCCTGCCCTATGGCGATTTCATCCGCCGCTATGACCGCGAGGGCGCGCTGTTCTACCTCGATCCGCCCTATTGGGCCTGCGAAAAGGACTACGGCCCCGACGTCTTCACCCGCGCCGACTTCGCCGCGCTGGCCGACCAGCTGGCCGGCATCAAGGGCAAGTTCCTCATGTCGCTCAACGACAATGAAGGCGTGCGCGAGACGTTTGGCCGATTCATGATCATGCCGATCGATACGACCTACTCGGTGGGGGCGAAGTCCCGCCCGGCGCGGGAGGTACTGATCAGCAACTTCCCGCTGGCTGACAATGACGACTAG
- a CDS encoding phage tail protein I, whose amino-acid sequence MTYASVLPPASTPLEKGLEQVAARLTDLPTPIRSVWSAADCPTTHLPWLAWALAISHWKTEWTIAQKRAEIADAIPYHRRKGSRRAVEEVLARYHASLRIVEWHEASPRQAPYTFEVRAPAAEIPASFLTADTANAIIRDVAVAKPARAHFNFVQTLESQATLFMAAGGMIGAMHRADYAAVHDTSRDWSMVLQTDDGEPIRDEDGNFLEDE is encoded by the coding sequence ATGACTTACGCCTCCGTCCTCCCGCCTGCGTCCACTCCGCTGGAGAAAGGGCTTGAACAAGTCGCCGCACGCCTGACCGACCTTCCCACGCCCATCCGCTCGGTCTGGTCTGCCGCCGATTGCCCCACCACGCATCTGCCATGGCTCGCATGGGCGCTGGCGATCAGCCACTGGAAAACGGAATGGACGATCGCGCAAAAGCGTGCCGAAATTGCCGATGCAATCCCCTACCATCGCCGCAAGGGCAGCCGCCGCGCGGTGGAAGAGGTGCTTGCGCGCTATCACGCATCGCTTCGTATCGTTGAATGGCATGAGGCGAGCCCGCGCCAAGCACCTTACACCTTCGAGGTGCGCGCACCTGCGGCCGAGATCCCGGCCAGCTTCCTGACCGCCGACACGGCCAACGCGATCATACGCGATGTCGCAGTGGCCAAGCCGGCCCGTGCCCACTTCAATTTTGTGCAGACGCTGGAATCGCAGGCGACCCTTTTCATGGCCGCCGGCGGAATGATCGGAGCCATGCACCGGGCCGATTACGCTGCCGTGCACGACACTAGCCGGGACTGGTCGATGGTCCTGCAGACCGATGATGGCGAGCCGATCCGCGATGAAGACGGCAACTTTCTGGAGGACGAGTAA
- a CDS encoding HigA family addiction module antitoxin → MALQMHPSLRVHAGVWLKEEIVDPSGYTTKDLAKHFGVSRQALSTLLNGHSSISADMAIRFEKAFGVKADTLLRMQSAYDLAGARAHEDEIKVERIALAA, encoded by the coding sequence ATGGCTCTGCAGATGCATCCTTCGCTCCGTGTCCATGCGGGGGTCTGGCTCAAGGAAGAGATCGTGGATCCGTCCGGCTACACGACCAAGGACTTGGCAAAGCACTTCGGCGTTTCGCGCCAAGCCCTCAGCACCCTGCTGAACGGGCATTCGTCGATTTCGGCCGACATGGCGATCCGCTTCGAAAAGGCATTCGGGGTCAAGGCCGACACGCTGCTTCGCATGCAGTCGGCCTATGACCTCGCTGGCGCACGCGCGCATGAAGATGAGATCAAGGTAGAACGGATTGCACTAGCAGCGTAG
- a CDS encoding baseplate J/gp47 family protein, whose protein sequence is MADTSFTAVDLSRMSVPDIVEDLDFATILADCIAQMKVYMAESGLTFTGRNSDPATKLLQVFTYFAQLLRQRINDAVRAVMPAYAVGADLDNIAALFGIARLTITPADTDTGTAAVMESDTEFRRRMVLAPEGYSVAGPEGAYVFHALSADSNVLDATAISFDPGHVIVTIMSRADDGAASQALVDAVFAYVSADTRRPLTDLVTVQSADIVRYGVDYDLATYSGPDAAVVLAASLASVEAYVAESHRLGRDVTRSALFRAAHVEGVQNVVLRTPAADIPITRLQAPYCTGISAQLAGTGE, encoded by the coding sequence ATGGCCGATACTTCCTTCACCGCTGTCGATCTCTCGCGCATGTCCGTGCCGGATATCGTCGAGGATCTCGATTTCGCGACGATCCTTGCTGACTGCATCGCGCAGATGAAGGTCTACATGGCTGAAAGCGGCCTGACCTTCACGGGCCGCAATAGCGATCCGGCCACCAAGCTACTCCAAGTCTTCACCTATTTTGCCCAGCTGCTGCGCCAGCGGATCAACGATGCCGTGCGCGCGGTCATGCCCGCCTATGCCGTGGGCGCGGATCTGGACAACATCGCGGCCCTGTTCGGCATCGCCCGCCTGACAATCACGCCCGCCGATACGGACACCGGCACCGCAGCGGTCATGGAAAGCGATACGGAGTTTCGACGCCGCATGGTGCTGGCACCCGAGGGCTACTCCGTTGCCGGTCCCGAAGGCGCTTACGTGTTTCACGCGCTTTCGGCCGATTCCAACGTGCTCGATGCCACGGCGATTAGCTTCGATCCCGGCCATGTCATCGTCACGATCATGTCTCGCGCAGATGATGGTGCAGCTTCGCAGGCCCTCGTTGACGCTGTCTTCGCCTATGTCTCGGCGGATACCCGGCGGCCCTTGACCGACCTCGTTACTGTCCAGTCTGCCGATATCGTTCGCTATGGCGTGGATTACGATCTCGCCACCTACAGCGGCCCGGATGCCGCCGTAGTCCTTGCTGCCTCGCTTGCCTCGGTCGAAGCCTACGTCGCAGAAAGCCATCGCCTTGGCCGCGACGTTACCCGATCGGCCCTGTTCCGCGCCGCGCATGTCGAAGGCGTGCAGAATGTCGTCCTGCGCACGCCCGCCGCCGATATTCCGATTACGCGCCTGCAGGCGCCCTACTGCACCGGCATCAGCGCCCAGCTGGCGGGCACGGGCGAATGA
- a CDS encoding DUF3825 domain-containing protein: MAKYQPYDLPEKFSDFAMMPKLNEHIEALANLAENEDWEYRHTASTQAKPILKNYVLHTYQRIAEEKKVSVSADENFCCWNTGLITPTQEPIYMLLVRNKIPEIDSYWHFSKWARRGEWDLNKFPSLPDMAHYFDDPSVLVLDTRKELRMNVEHVVADNVDRFPDALKSMPPFGLQNLVSGAKDSAWQRARRNYKTAIPQYYQGQVQLLVPLALTDPARADLALVVERYSDFYRAATCLTLDMAYNNARQLARPDRDWLAP; encoded by the coding sequence TTGGCCAAGTACCAGCCATATGATCTGCCCGAAAAATTTTCGGATTTTGCTATGATGCCAAAACTCAATGAACACATTGAGGCATTAGCAAATCTTGCTGAAAATGAAGATTGGGAGTATCGGCACACTGCTTCCACTCAAGCAAAGCCTATTCTCAAAAACTACGTACTCCACACCTACCAACGAATTGCAGAAGAGAAAAAAGTTTCTGTCAGTGCAGACGAAAATTTCTGCTGCTGGAACACAGGCCTCATAACCCCCACGCAAGAACCGATTTACATGTTACTTGTTCGCAATAAGATACCTGAAATCGACTCTTATTGGCATTTCTCAAAGTGGGCACGGCGCGGAGAATGGGATCTCAATAAATTTCCTTCTCTGCCGGATATGGCTCATTATTTTGACGATCCTTCAGTTCTGGTATTAGATACCCGAAAAGAACTCAGAATGAATGTTGAGCATGTAGTAGCCGACAACGTGGATCGCTTTCCTGATGCTCTCAAATCAATGCCACCATTCGGATTGCAAAATCTAGTGAGCGGCGCGAAAGATTCTGCATGGCAAAGAGCCCGAAGGAACTATAAGACAGCCATTCCCCAGTACTACCAAGGCCAAGTACAGCTTCTTGTTCCACTCGCTCTGACGGATCCCGCGCGTGCAGACCTCGCGTTAGTGGTGGAACGATATTCCGATTTTTATCGCGCTGCGACCTGCCTTACATTGGATATGGCATATAATAACGCACGGCAACTTGCTCGCCCTGATAGGGATTGGCTCGCACCATAA